In Chitinivibrionales bacterium, the following proteins share a genomic window:
- a CDS encoding electron transfer flavoprotein subunit beta/FixA family protein, with amino-acid sequence MNIVVCIKQVPGTTQVKINPDTGTLIRDGVEAIVNPFDEFAIEEALRIKERLGGGTVKVITMGPPQAQEALKSAVALGADEAYLITDRAFAGSDTWATSYTLSLGIKSLGKVDLVICGKQAIDGDTAQVGPGVAEMLGMPFVAWVRKVEEISESQIRVERMMEDGYEVVEMPLPGLITVVKEINVPRMASLKGKMRAKKTTVTTLNAAALKPDMEKIGLKGSPTQVLRSFVPQRKSGGEKVSGETPEMVAKIKNTIMELGVVR; translated from the coding sequence GTGAACATCGTCGTGTGCATCAAGCAGGTCCCCGGCACCACGCAGGTGAAGATCAACCCGGACACCGGAACGCTCATTCGCGACGGCGTTGAGGCGATTGTCAACCCGTTCGACGAGTTTGCCATTGAAGAGGCACTGCGCATCAAGGAGCGGCTGGGAGGCGGGACGGTCAAGGTGATCACGATGGGGCCGCCGCAGGCCCAAGAAGCGCTCAAGAGCGCGGTAGCGCTCGGCGCCGACGAGGCATATCTTATCACAGACAGGGCATTTGCCGGATCAGACACCTGGGCAACCTCCTACACGCTCTCGCTCGGGATAAAATCACTGGGCAAGGTTGATCTTGTCATCTGCGGCAAGCAGGCGATCGACGGCGATACGGCCCAGGTGGGGCCCGGCGTCGCGGAAATGCTCGGCATGCCGTTCGTGGCCTGGGTGCGCAAGGTGGAGGAAATTTCCGAATCGCAGATCCGCGTGGAACGCATGATGGAGGACGGGTACGAAGTGGTGGAGATGCCCCTCCCCGGCCTTATCACGGTTGTCAAGGAAATCAACGTGCCGCGCATGGCGTCGCTCAAGGGCAAGATGCGCGCAAAAAAAACAACCGTCACCACGCTGAACGCCGCGGCACTCAAGCCGGACATGGAAAAAATCGGCCTCAAGGGCAGCCCCACACAGGTGCTTCGCTCGTTCGTGCCGCAGAGAAAATCGGGCGGCGAAAAGGTAAGCGGCGA
- the ybeY gene encoding rRNA maturation RNase YbeY, producing the protein MISVAKRIYKNEKLPLEKKTHVILYSNRKIKKLNAMFLNRNRATDVMSFNYDENDLFGEIYISLQRAKTQAKEYRVAYNNEVLRLFVHGMFHLLGYDHEIEKDRIKMQRRESRYVE; encoded by the coding sequence ATGATATCCGTTGCAAAACGCATCTATAAAAATGAAAAACTGCCGTTAGAAAAAAAAACCCACGTCATTTTATATTCGAACCGGAAAATTAAAAAACTCAACGCAATGTTCCTCAACAGAAACCGGGCGACCGACGTGATGTCGTTCAATTACGACGAAAACGATCTGTTCGGCGAAATCTACATCTCATTGCAGAGAGCAAAGACGCAGGCGAAGGAATATCGTGTTGCCTATAACAATGAGGTTTTACGGCTTTTTGTGCACGGCATGTTTCACCTGCTCGGATACGACCATGAAATTGAAAAAGACAGGATCAAGATGCAGCGGAGGGAATCCAGGTATGTAGAATAG
- a CDS encoding MFS transporter, producing the protein MKSVFFKRNVFSWCMYDWANSAFAVVVLTAFFPILFKTFWDNGADPALNTARLGMGDSISGLIVALLSPVLGALADAGRAKKKFLIFFMVIGTFMTGTVCFVGSGAWQAAIALFIVANIGFACGNLFYDSLLVDVACENEMDYISSLGYATGYVGGGLLFLIDMLMVKYWQSFGFQNQAAAARAGFLCVAAWWLVFSVPILLFVREQGSSSKQGFAPVVADGIKRLMATSVKIARNRLLILFIVAFWLYMDGVYTVITMSVNFGLSIGISSDTLMMTILLVQFVAFPASIGFGRLARAIGSGRSIFIGIAAYIAICSIGFFILRNAVQFIVLACLVGMVQGGVQALSRSYFAKIVPAEDAAEYFGFLNLISRFSIVLGPVLVGGTTLLCRRMGAGDFPSQRIGMSSIIILFAAGGFLLVLAERERSRKAAA; encoded by the coding sequence GTGAAATCCGTGTTTTTCAAGCGGAATGTCTTTTCCTGGTGCATGTACGATTGGGCGAACTCCGCGTTTGCCGTTGTGGTGCTCACGGCGTTTTTTCCCATTCTTTTTAAAACCTTTTGGGACAATGGCGCGGATCCGGCCCTCAACACGGCGCGGCTCGGCATGGGAGATTCGATCTCGGGGCTGATCGTGGCGCTGCTTTCGCCGGTTCTGGGTGCCCTGGCTGATGCCGGAAGGGCAAAGAAGAAATTCTTGATTTTTTTCATGGTGATCGGCACTTTCATGACCGGAACGGTTTGTTTTGTCGGAAGCGGCGCATGGCAGGCGGCGATTGCGCTGTTCATTGTCGCCAATATCGGGTTTGCATGCGGGAATCTTTTCTACGACTCGCTTCTTGTCGATGTCGCGTGCGAAAACGAAATGGACTACATTTCATCTCTTGGCTACGCCACTGGATACGTGGGCGGAGGCCTTCTTTTTCTTATTGACATGCTGATGGTGAAATACTGGCAATCGTTCGGTTTTCAAAACCAGGCCGCTGCCGCCCGAGCGGGATTTTTGTGCGTTGCGGCGTGGTGGCTCGTGTTCTCGGTCCCGATACTTTTATTTGTAAGGGAACAAGGATCATCATCGAAGCAAGGGTTCGCGCCTGTCGTTGCCGACGGCATCAAGCGGCTCATGGCAACAAGCGTGAAGATCGCACGCAACAGGCTCCTTATTTTGTTTATCGTTGCATTCTGGCTGTACATGGATGGCGTTTATACCGTGATTACCATGTCAGTCAATTTCGGTTTGTCCATCGGCATCTCTTCCGACACGCTCATGATGACGATTCTGCTCGTCCAGTTCGTTGCTTTTCCCGCATCTATTGGTTTCGGAAGGCTCGCCCGCGCCATCGGAAGCGGAAGGTCGATTTTTATCGGTATCGCAGCGTACATCGCGATATGTTCCATTGGATTTTTTATACTCCGCAACGCCGTTCAGTTCATCGTGCTTGCTTGCCTTGTGGGAATGGTCCAAGGCGGCGTGCAGGCGCTCTCGCGGTCCTACTTTGCCAAGATCGTTCCTGCTGAAGATGCCGCCGAATACTTCGGGTTTCTCAATCTCATCAGCAGGTTCTCCATCGTGCTCGGCCCGGTGCTCGTCGGCGGGACGACGTTGCTGTGCCGCCGGATGGGCGCGGGTGATTTCCCGTCCCAGCGTATCGGTATGTCGTCCATCATTATATTATTTGCCGCCGGAGGGTTTCTTCTGGTGCTTGCGGAACGGGAACGCTCCCGGAAGGCGGCAGCGTGA
- a CDS encoding RNA methyltransferase, producing the protein MKRRDLSGIETNFEVRSHDADIPLDEYNKLPKNPLYIILDNLRSAFNVGAIFRLCDAMRASGLYLCGYTAFPPHKKLEKTSLGTIAYVPWKKFDSAQDAVEFLKERGVPVWAAETTSKSKPYDAVEYPEELGIIFGNEALGVSREVLGVCEEIVEIPVFGFKNSLNVATSCAVIGSKFLEALRKKNRRVR; encoded by the coding sequence GTGAAACGGCGCGATTTGAGCGGCATCGAGACCAATTTCGAGGTCAGGAGCCATGACGCAGATATTCCGCTTGATGAATACAACAAACTTCCGAAAAATCCCCTGTACATCATTCTCGACAACCTCAGGAGCGCGTTCAACGTCGGCGCCATTTTCCGGCTCTGCGACGCCATGCGCGCGAGCGGGCTTTATTTGTGCGGCTATACCGCGTTTCCGCCCCACAAGAAGCTTGAAAAAACTTCGCTTGGTACCATTGCATATGTGCCATGGAAGAAGTTCGACTCGGCACAAGACGCCGTTGAATTTCTGAAAGAGCGAGGAGTGCCGGTATGGGCGGCCGAGACCACCTCAAAATCGAAACCCTATGATGCCGTTGAATACCCGGAAGAACTCGGCATTATATTTGGCAACGAGGCGCTCGGCGTAAGCAGGGAAGTCCTGGGGGTGTGCGAGGAGATCGTGGAAATTCCGGTGTTCGGTTTTAAAAATTCCCTCAACGTTGCGACATCATGCGCGGTGATCGGCAGCAAGTTTCTGGAAGCGTTGCGAAAAAAAAACCGCCGGGTCCGTTAG
- the rpsU gene encoding 30S ribosomal protein S21 — MNGIILREDEPFEKALRRFTKTCERAGILSDIKKYRHYEKPSEERKRKINASRRKKIRDEKRFSFRAPKYFN; from the coding sequence ATGAACGGCATCATTTTAAGGGAAGACGAGCCTTTTGAAAAAGCCCTGCGCCGTTTTACCAAGACATGCGAACGGGCCGGGATTCTTTCCGACATTAAGAAATACCGCCATTACGAAAAGCCCAGCGAAGAAAGAAAAAGGAAGATAAACGCTTCGCGCCGGAAAAAGATCCGCGACGAGAAGCGCTTCAGCTTCAGGGCGCCGAAGTATTTCAACTGA
- the nadB gene encoding L-aspartate oxidase — MKTSCDFLVIGSGIGGLSFAIRAARAGTVIMITKKSDSESNTNYAQGGIACVLDPGDSFESHICDTLVAGAGLCDEKAVRIIVEEGPARIAELINWGTSFSRSRKSKAAFHLDLGREGGHSVNRIVHAHDFTGRAVEESLLRQLRRHPNVTLYENHYAVELITNHYIKGSRGPNTCFGAYVLDTTKRAIFAVQAKITCLSTGGCGRTYLHTTNPEIATGDGVAMAYRAGACIENMEFIQFHPTTLYHEGADSFLISEALRGFGAVLKDKRGRKFMDQYHPLKSLAPRDIVARAIDNEMKKSGDSCVFLDIRHIPAAAVRRNFPVIYRRCLDYGINITTDLIPVVPAAHYLCGGVKVDENGQSTIARLFACGEVSCTGLHGANRLASNSLLEALVYSRRAADFATANAGGMERLDSRRIPPWDDRGTIDNEEWVLLSHNVTEVQSVMWDYVGIVRSNLRLERALRRIQFLEKETENFYKRTKITPRLLELRNVVTCAKLIVLSALRRRESRGLHFTTDYPKQDDLHWKRNTLLVKPLPRRQS; from the coding sequence ATGAAAACGTCGTGCGATTTTCTCGTCATCGGCAGCGGCATCGGCGGTCTGAGCTTTGCCATACGCGCGGCGCGGGCCGGCACCGTCATCATGATCACGAAAAAATCGGACAGCGAATCCAATACCAACTACGCGCAGGGCGGCATTGCCTGCGTTCTCGACCCAGGTGACAGCTTCGAGAGCCACATTTGCGACACGCTCGTGGCGGGCGCCGGACTGTGCGACGAAAAGGCGGTAAGGATCATCGTGGAAGAAGGGCCGGCCCGCATTGCCGAACTCATAAACTGGGGAACCAGCTTCTCAAGATCCAGGAAATCAAAGGCCGCATTTCACCTTGATCTCGGACGCGAGGGTGGCCATTCGGTAAACCGGATCGTTCATGCGCACGATTTCACGGGCCGGGCCGTTGAAGAGTCACTGCTGCGCCAGCTCAGAAGACACCCCAACGTCACGCTGTACGAAAACCATTATGCGGTGGAGCTGATCACCAACCATTACATCAAAGGCTCGCGCGGACCCAACACCTGCTTCGGCGCGTACGTGCTTGACACGACGAAACGCGCCATCTTCGCCGTGCAGGCGAAAATCACCTGTCTTTCGACCGGCGGGTGCGGCCGGACCTATCTGCACACCACCAATCCTGAAATCGCCACGGGCGACGGCGTCGCCATGGCGTACCGCGCGGGCGCCTGCATCGAGAACATGGAGTTCATACAGTTCCACCCCACCACGCTGTACCATGAAGGGGCCGACTCCTTTCTCATTTCGGAGGCGCTCCGGGGATTCGGCGCCGTGCTTAAAGACAAAAGGGGCCGCAAGTTCATGGACCAGTATCACCCCCTGAAATCGCTTGCCCCGCGCGACATCGTGGCGCGCGCCATCGACAACGAGATGAAGAAATCGGGCGACAGCTGCGTGTTTCTTGACATACGGCACATACCGGCGGCGGCCGTGCGCCGCAATTTTCCGGTGATCTACCGGCGCTGCCTTGACTACGGCATCAACATCACCACCGACCTCATTCCCGTGGTGCCCGCCGCCCATTACCTGTGCGGCGGGGTGAAGGTCGACGAAAACGGGCAGAGCACCATAGCCCGGCTGTTCGCATGCGGCGAAGTCTCCTGCACCGGTTTGCACGGCGCGAACAGGCTCGCGTCAAATTCGCTCCTCGAGGCGCTCGTGTACTCCCGCCGCGCCGCGGATTTCGCCACCGCGAATGCGGGGGGCATGGAGCGCCTCGATAGCCGTCGCATCCCGCCGTGGGACGACCGCGGCACTATTGACAATGAAGAATGGGTGCTGCTGTCGCACAACGTCACCGAGGTACAGTCGGTGATGTGGGATTACGTGGGAATCGTGCGTTCCAACCTTCGGCTGGAACGAGCGCTGCGGAGGATACAGTTTCTGGAAAAGGAGACCGAAAATTTCTACAAACGCACGAAAATAACGCCGCGACTGCTGGAACTTCGCAACGTCGTGACCTGCGCGAAGCTCATCGTCCTGTCCGCGCTCCGGCGGCGCGAGAGCAGGGGCCTGCATTTTACCACCGATTATCCCAAGCAGGATGATCTTCATTGGAAACGAAATACCCTTCTTGTCAAGCCCCTGCCGCGCAGGCAATCCTGA
- a CDS encoding SIS domain-containing protein yields MNVMLRRAREILSAEAAAILNIPLDTHFTKAVDILFHCKNKVVTTGMGKAGDIAQKVAGTLCSTGTPACFLHPGEAAHGDLGLLDKGDVILAFSTSGKTREVIEMLERAAGLGIHAMIGITSHPDSTIRKLCNVVISMGEITEPCRLGLTPTASTAVMLALGDAIALVLMEKRKFSKEQFGLRHHGGYLGQKARQPHSGPTSVSI; encoded by the coding sequence ATGAACGTCATGCTCAGACGCGCCCGCGAAATCCTCTCCGCCGAAGCGGCGGCCATACTCAACATTCCCCTCGACACCCATTTTACCAAGGCCGTTGACATCCTGTTTCACTGCAAAAACAAAGTCGTCACCACCGGCATGGGTAAAGCCGGAGACATTGCCCAAAAGGTCGCAGGCACCCTGTGTTCCACCGGAACCCCCGCCTGTTTTCTGCATCCCGGCGAGGCCGCGCACGGCGACCTGGGGTTGCTTGACAAAGGCGATGTGATTCTGGCGTTTTCCACGAGCGGCAAGACCCGCGAGGTCATCGAGATGCTCGAGCGGGCGGCAGGCCTTGGCATCCATGCCATGATCGGCATCACCTCGCACCCCGACTCAACCATCCGCAAATTGTGCAACGTGGTGATCAGCATGGGGGAAATCACCGAACCATGCCGGCTCGGCCTCACGCCCACGGCCAGCACCGCGGTAATGCTCGCTCTGGGCGACGCGATCGCGCTCGTCCTTATGGAAAAAAGAAAGTTCTCCAAAGAGCAGTTCGGCCTCAGGCACCACGGCGGCTACCTTGGCCAAAAAGCGCGGCAGCCGCATTCCGGCCCCACGTCAGTGTCCATTTGA
- the dnaA gene encoding chromosomal replication initiator protein DnaA codes for MNELSSDFSTSSPWQQCLQKIQKEISPSTFETWFRTTDLFLSPDGHANIQVPNQFFADFMEQHFSSLIKAMLLECAITFKSITFIPTVKDWKIVTPLSETITEAQIKKIPQAVERKGQFHPNYTFNKYIVGDCNRMAHAAALAVAEAPGKTTFNPLVIYGGTGLGKTHLLQAIGHFAQTEETADCIIYMTSEEFTTQYINYVIDKKDSTSFYKKFNDVDLLLIDDIHFLGGKPGTQKEFFRIFNRLLLEKKQIILSSDRPPDKITDMMEHIINRFMGGLIADIQPPNLETRMAILRKKAETDGLLLPDEVIQFIAGHITSNVRELEGILIKLIASSSFTGKDINLQVAQEICGDIISRKDQRINVHFIQQKVAESFAISPNQLTAHSRKRDVSLPRSIAMYLCKKWTKQSLRTIGLDFGGRDYSTVIHACKKIEADVEADEKLKQRIEKIEEVLRPLA; via the coding sequence ATGAATGAGCTATCTTCCGACTTCTCAACCAGTTCTCCATGGCAGCAATGCCTTCAGAAAATACAGAAAGAAATTTCCCCATCCACCTTTGAAACATGGTTCAGGACAACAGATCTTTTCTTGTCCCCCGACGGCCATGCGAACATCCAGGTTCCCAACCAGTTTTTCGCGGATTTCATGGAACAGCATTTTTCCTCGCTCATCAAGGCAATGCTTCTTGAGTGCGCAATTACTTTTAAATCTATCACTTTCATTCCTACTGTAAAAGACTGGAAAATCGTTACACCGCTTTCAGAAACAATTACCGAAGCCCAAATAAAAAAAATTCCGCAAGCAGTCGAAAGAAAAGGTCAATTTCATCCAAATTATACCTTTAATAAATATATTGTCGGAGACTGTAACCGAATGGCGCATGCTGCGGCACTTGCTGTTGCCGAGGCTCCAGGTAAAACGACATTTAACCCCCTGGTGATTTACGGCGGAACAGGTTTGGGAAAAACCCACCTTCTTCAGGCGATCGGGCATTTTGCCCAAACAGAGGAAACCGCTGATTGCATCATTTACATGACAAGCGAGGAATTCACCACTCAATATATTAATTATGTGATCGATAAAAAGGATTCCACATCATTTTATAAAAAATTCAACGATGTCGATCTATTGCTAATAGACGATATCCATTTTCTGGGCGGAAAACCCGGCACCCAAAAAGAATTCTTCAGGATTTTCAACAGGTTGCTTCTGGAAAAGAAACAGATTATCCTTTCCTCGGACAGACCGCCCGACAAGATAACCGACATGATGGAACACATCATCAATAGATTTATGGGCGGCCTCATTGCTGATATTCAGCCCCCGAACCTAGAAACAAGAATGGCGATTTTAAGGAAAAAAGCCGAAACAGATGGTCTCCTTCTTCCTGATGAGGTCATTCAGTTCATCGCCGGCCATATAACATCCAATGTGCGTGAACTGGAAGGAATCCTTATCAAACTCATCGCTTCCTCTTCTTTTACAGGAAAAGATATCAACCTGCAGGTTGCGCAAGAAATCTGCGGTGACATTATTTCCAGGAAAGATCAGCGGATCAACGTGCACTTTATTCAGCAGAAAGTCGCTGAATCTTTCGCTATCAGCCCCAACCAGCTTACCGCCCACTCGCGCAAACGCGACGTTTCACTCCCCCGCTCCATAGCGATGTATTTGTGTAAAAAATGGACCAAACAGTCCTTGCGCACCATCGGTCTGGATTTCGGGGGCCGGGATTATTCGACGGTCATCCACGCATGCAAGAAAATCGAGGCGGACGTGGAAGCTGATGAAAAGTTAAAACAACGAATTGAAAAGATCGAGGAAGTGTTAAGACCGTTGGCGTAA
- a CDS encoding MlaD family protein — MSDRKFGYIILFFFLLLVVTGICVALYAILASGDTRVVAFSEIGNLRVEDPVRMKGISVGVIKKIERTKKNVLVSVQFSRPLNIHSGYSFATVDQGLMGDRIIQISCGDNAAPLIAARDTLEGTFYPGVSEAIGYAWLLREVVDTLVRYSEQLLHGTSKGKSLVAQVKGVLFVADSLSRTFLSTTRDFDAGLSRQIDSIDAFVVKTALLSTSAAAKTPEYFDNMSFMIRTLSKALVTLDTTVTMLHTLTSNLQKPGAVLFGSDADNVRKKLVELREMVRAIRIHMLEFNGLF; from the coding sequence ATGTCCGACAGAAAATTCGGCTACATAATTTTATTTTTTTTCCTGCTTTTGGTTGTTACCGGCATTTGCGTCGCGCTCTACGCTATTTTGGCTTCCGGCGATACAAGGGTGGTTGCATTTTCCGAAATCGGCAACCTGCGTGTTGAAGATCCGGTCCGCATGAAGGGCATCTCGGTCGGCGTAATAAAAAAGATTGAAAGAACTAAAAAAAACGTCCTAGTTTCCGTGCAATTCAGCCGACCGCTTAACATCCACAGCGGATATTCTTTCGCCACGGTAGATCAGGGGCTGATGGGCGACCGGATCATCCAGATAAGCTGCGGCGACAACGCCGCACCGCTCATTGCAGCTCGAGACACGCTGGAAGGAACTTTTTATCCGGGTGTTTCCGAGGCGATAGGATATGCCTGGCTTTTACGAGAGGTGGTCGACACCCTAGTACGTTACAGCGAGCAGCTGCTGCACGGCACCTCTAAAGGAAAATCCCTTGTCGCCCAAGTCAAGGGCGTCCTTTTCGTCGCAGACTCGCTTTCGAGAACATTTTTATCAACCACCAGGGACTTTGACGCCGGCCTCTCCCGCCAGATTGACTCGATTGATGCGTTTGTCGTTAAAACCGCTCTCTTGTCGACCTCGGCGGCTGCCAAGACCCCGGAATATTTCGACAATATGTCCTTCATGATTCGCACGCTGTCAAAAGCGCTCGTCACGCTTGACACAACAGTAACTATGCTGCATACCCTGACATCGAACCTGCAGAAACCGGGTGCCGTTCTGTTCGGCAGCGACGCCGACAACGTCAGAAAGAAGCTCGTGGAACTGCGGGAGATGGTTCGCGCAATCCGGATTCATATGCTTGAGTTCAACGGGCTGTTTTAA
- the hisS gene encoding histidine--tRNA ligase has translation MQVPVGPKGTRDFYPEDMALREAIFSSWRNTCARYAFEPYDAPTFEHLELYTQKSGEEIEKQLYVFEDKAQRRLALRPELTPSLARMVAAKGNTLKRPVRWYSIPRLYRYEKMQKGRLREFFQLNMDILGIPDLSADAELIAASIDMMRDLEFTSDDFSVLISSRSLLEEMFLSMGIPKDKLLLLYAVLDKRHKIPPDAFDAELAAVVSPSASAGAIRDALAVTSLSDLSRLAGNLPSIITLQQLLASIDAYGLAEYAAFDIGVVRGLAYYTGIVFELFDKKRSLRAIAGGGRYDKLVKLYGGPDTPAVGFAAGDVVLGEMLGERKFSVPSSRSSVFIASLNESGHPLGAIRVATVLRNAGISCEFSLKKTGIGKQMEQAHAARSAFAVIIGGEEEKQGQVKVRNMRSGEESLVPRENLAVWLNAALKAR, from the coding sequence ATGCAGGTACCTGTCGGCCCGAAAGGAACCCGCGACTTTTATCCGGAGGACATGGCGCTTCGGGAAGCAATTTTTTCATCGTGGCGGAACACCTGCGCGCGCTATGCGTTCGAGCCTTACGACGCGCCCACGTTCGAGCACCTTGAGCTCTACACCCAGAAATCGGGCGAAGAAATCGAAAAGCAGCTCTATGTGTTCGAAGACAAAGCGCAGCGCAGGCTTGCGCTGCGTCCCGAGCTCACCCCTTCCCTGGCGCGCATGGTGGCGGCAAAAGGCAACACGCTCAAGCGGCCGGTGCGCTGGTATTCCATTCCGCGGCTGTATCGATATGAAAAAATGCAGAAAGGCAGGCTCCGAGAGTTCTTTCAGCTTAATATGGACATTCTGGGGATCCCCGACCTGAGCGCGGACGCCGAGCTCATCGCAGCCTCTATAGACATGATGCGCGACCTCGAATTCACTTCCGATGATTTCTCGGTCCTTATATCGAGCCGCAGCTTGCTTGAAGAGATGTTTCTTTCCATGGGCATTCCCAAAGACAAACTCCTGCTCCTGTACGCAGTGCTGGACAAACGCCACAAAATACCGCCCGACGCATTTGACGCGGAACTTGCCGCTGTCGTTTCTCCTTCGGCAAGCGCAGGCGCCATCCGCGACGCGCTCGCGGTTACCTCGCTGTCAGACCTGTCGCGCCTCGCCGGAAATCTTCCATCCATCATCACGCTCCAGCAACTGCTTGCCAGCATAGACGCCTACGGCCTCGCCGAATACGCCGCCTTTGACATCGGCGTTGTACGGGGCCTTGCCTATTATACCGGCATCGTATTCGAATTGTTTGATAAAAAACGCTCCCTGCGCGCCATTGCCGGCGGCGGCCGGTACGACAAGCTCGTCAAGCTCTATGGCGGGCCGGACACCCCCGCGGTAGGATTTGCCGCCGGTGATGTGGTGCTTGGAGAAATGCTCGGTGAAAGAAAGTTTTCCGTACCTTCATCGCGATCCAGCGTTTTCATCGCGTCGCTGAACGAATCCGGCCATCCCCTCGGTGCGATACGCGTCGCGACCGTGTTGCGCAACGCCGGAATTTCATGTGAGTTTTCCCTGAAAAAAACAGGCATCGGCAAACAAATGGAACAGGCACATGCCGCGCGGTCCGCTTTCGCGGTTATCATCGGCGGCGAAGAGGAAAAACAGGGGCAGGTCAAGGTGCGAAATATGAGATCGGGCGAAGAATCCCTCGTGCCGCGGGAAAACCTCGCTGTATGGCTCAACGCGGCGCTCAAAGCCCGCTGA